The genomic stretch ATTCAAAAACAAGGGCAATATCTTTTGACGCTCGTTGATAAAACAACTGGGCAAATTTGCAAATCTAATCCAATCCCCTTTACGATTCGAGAAACCGTATATCTTTATGCACCTCTAGATACAACTATTCAGGTTGACGTAACAAGCGTTGAGTTTAACGTTACACCTTCGTGCATTAACAACGTTCAAGAACTTCGTGTAGAAGTAAGTATCTGTCAAAGCATTACCAGTGGCTATACTAAAACAATTGAAATTGAGGGATCTTACATTACCCCTCGGGAAGATTTACAGCCAAGTCATTGTAAACACAAAAGCTGTTAGCATACCAAAAAGCACTGTTTCCAACTAAGAAACAGTGCTCTTTTATTGTTCTTTGGCAATCGCTTGCTGCATTGTACTTTTATGAGAAGAAATTACGCGTTTAACTTCTTTTCTAATGGTCCTGCCATAGCGCATGGTTCCCATTTTTTCATGAACCCTGTAATATAAAAGCGGATTATCAATATAGTGGATTGGAACCTGCTTAATAATTCTTAACCACATATCATAATCATGAGTGTAAAGTAAAGTTTCATTAAACGTACCTACGCGGTCGAACACTTCTTTTTTTATCATAACGGTACATCCATTGATAAAGTTTCCTTTACTCATCTCTTTAAGCATTCGTAATCGACTCTCATAAAAAACTCCAATTGACCTTGATGTAATCGCACCTTTTTTATTAATTAAGTGATAATCTGTATATGAGAAAGAAGCATTCTCTTTAAGCATAAATGTTAATTGATCTTCAATTTTATTCGCTGGGTAAACATCATCTGAGCTTAACCAGCAAATATATTCTCCAGAAGCGCGACGAAGTCCTACGTTTAAAGCACTAGCCGTTCCTCCATTTTCTTTTTCAATATAAATAATACGATGCAGATAAGGGCTGATTCTATCAGAATGTTCCGTTGCTCCATCGTTCACTACAATAATTTCGACATTTGAATATGTTTGCTTCAATAAGCTATCAAGAGCTTGATCAATGTAGGCGCAGTTATAAAAAGGTACGATAACTGATACTTTGCACACTTTATAAATCACTCCTTTTTACTACCCTATGAAATCGAAACAAATACGTGATTATACAGAGTTTTTATCGATAATGAACATAAACCTTTTCCTCATCATATATGTATGAAATAGCATGAAAGAAATGAAAACGCGTACTTGTATGCACAAATTGAAAAGAGGAGGTCCTCTCATATGCTTCACTCTTCTTACGCATCATTTTCTGGTAATGAACAGCTACAAGCGAGTCCACCAACTTCTGATGCTATTTCAAATACGTTTACAATTGAATTTTGGGTGCGTCCAACTAAGGAACAAACTCTTAGGAAAGAGAGTCGCTCCGGCGTATCCCCTCTTGAAAATCAACCTTTTGTAATTGCACCTGCTGACGATCAAGCTCTTACAGTCGCTGAAGCGTTCATTGCCATTTCCGTTGGCACCAATGGCATTTCTGTTTATGAAATTGGCAAAGATCATTTTACACCAACGCTTGTATATCCTTGTTCAATTGAGGGCTGGACACACGTAGCGCTCGTTTATCATCACCGTACTCCCTCTTTATACGTGAATGGTGTCCTAGCTAAAACGGGAATTTTAAGTCGCCGAAGAAAAATCATTCCTCACTTTTGTTTTGGTGGACACCCTTCATATGGGTACTTTCAAGGTGATTTACAAGAAGTTAGACTATGGAATATCGTACGAACAGAACCACTTATTCAAGCTTTTTATCAAACTATTATCGATCACATAGAAGGTCACATGATTCAGTATTGGCCGCTTTGTGAAGAAACAACCGTTCAAAGCTGTGTTGAAACAGGTGCTCACGTTATAGAAAACCCTGTAAAGTTACACAAAAAAAAGTTATTGTTTACGTTTTATATTCCAAGTGGAGGGGTTGAAACATTAAACCGGCAGCGCTTTTACGCTTTATCTGAATCAAGTATTCAATGTGATTTTTTATATACACAGCCTGGAACGGGCCTCCAAAACAAAGTCAATGCTTCTGTATTTGTGACCAATGAAGATGTGAAAATAAAAGAAATTATTTCAAAAGAAAACTATGATGCTATTATCGTTAATACAGATTATCTTCTTTTAAAAAGACTGCGACAATTAGGCTATAAAGGTCATTTAATTTATGAAGTGCAAGGATTAGGAACAGATAAAGAGTATACGAATGCTTATTTAAAGGGTCATGCACACTCTTATATTAAAAACTATAGCGATGCCATTCTATACCCTAACACTCCTCATCTTATCGATGCTTTCCAACAGTATTTGTCTTCAAAACAACAATTTTGCTTTCATAACTGTTTTGATACAAGGCAATTCCATTATCAACCGCTGCCAAAACAACCTACCCCAATTATTGGATGGGTAGGAAGGCTTGAGGACAATAAAAACTGGCGTGACTTCCTTCGCATTGGATCTCATATTATAAAACATTCAGCTGATGTAAAGCTTTGGATGTTCGAAGACAATACGCTTTCAACCTCCGCTGAGCGTGAAGCATTTGAGTGTTTAGTTGATCAGCTTAACCTCAGAAGTCATTTAACTATTTACGCCAATCAACCTCATGCCAAAATGGCAGAGTATTTTTCAATCATTGGGGATTCGGGAGGGTTTTTATGCTCCACTTCTAAAGTAGAGGGATTTGGCTATGCAGTATTAGAAGCAATGGTTTGTAAATGTCCCGTTTTATCTACGGATTCAGACGGTGTAAAAAGTTTTATTATCCATAACCAAACTGGAAAATTCTTTACATTAGGTAACATTGAAGAAGCCGTAAAAGAAGGAATAGAACTCCTTACCAATAAATCGCTGCGTGAAACGATTCGACACCAGGGTGTCACCCATATCATTCAGCACTTTTCACCCCAGGAATATGCAGCCAACTTTAAGCAAATGCTCTCTCAAATATAAAAAAACCCCCTTCCACTTTCTAAACTTCAATAAGTGGAAGGAGTTCACGTTATGAAACAGGGCCGATTGTAGTACCGGTAAACGTTAAAGGACCGGTAACGCGTGCTTGTGTTAAAAGTGGATTTAACAATTCAGCAGTAATCGTATACGCATGATAGCCAACAGGAGCATTTGAATCTACAATTTGAAATGCAGCAAGTCGAATTTCATTTACTGCCAGCGTACTTATTTGAGCAGACCCGATAATACCACCATCACGTAATACGCTAACTAAGATGTTGGGTAATCCTAAGAAAGAGCGAATCCCAATTGTACAATCTAATAACACGGTGGATCCTGGACGAGGAACTGCCAGTCCAAATTCAGCTAAAACAATAGTGCCGATAGTTGGAATAGCTCGGTCTAAACTATTATTAAAGTTACTCGGTACACTTGCATTAAAATCATCAATAGGTCTCAATTTGTTTCCTCCTTATATAAAAATATACTGACAATTTATTATATGAAATATAGTAAATTATGTTTGGACAAAAAACCAATTTTTACCAAAAATCTTGTAATTTCACTTTTTCTACTTGTCTTTCATACTATGTAACTAGCTCTTAATTTAAAGCACGTCAGGAAGAAGGGATTTGCAATGGAAAAAGTATCAATTATTATTCCTTTTTATAATTGTTCCTATGTTCAACAAGCAATTGAAAGTGCTCTGCAGCAAACCTATTCAAATATTGAAGTAATTGTTGTTAATGACGGCTCCACAATTCACACTGAAAAAGTGACTCCTTATTTAGATCGAATTCGCTATATTGAAAAGAAAAACGGGGGAACTGCCAGCGCTTTAAATGTTGGCATTCAGCATGCAACTGGTGATTACTTTGCATGGCTGAGCTCTGATGATTTATTTGTTCATGATAAAGTAGAAAAGCAGCTCCGCTTTATGAAGGCTCATAACGCCTATATAAGCCATTCAAACTACGCACTTATTAACAACAATAGCGAAGTTACTGTACCTTTAGCAGGCGTTTATTTTGACCGGAAGTTAGATTTTATTGAGCACCTTCAAATCGGCTGTAGCGTTAACGGCTGCACCATCATGATGAAAATGGACGTTTTTTCTACCCTCGGACTATTTAATGAAACGCTACGATTTACACAAGACTACGATTACTGGCTGCGCTGCGTTCCTGCCTACGAGTTTTATTATCTTAATGAACCGCTTGTTCACTATCGTGTTCATGAAGAAATGGGAACTAAGAAGCATACAAAAGAAATTGAGCGTGAAATTAAGGCAGTCCAAGAATCACACCGTTCCGTGCTCAACAACATGGTACAGCTTGAAAAAGGTTCATCACCTGGTCTTATTAATTCTTTGGCATCGCAGTCCTTTTCTCAGCCTGCAAACAAGCCTTTAAACATTACGTTTCCTATTTTAACGCTGTGCAAAGGTGGCGCTCAGCGCATGCTTGCTGATATTAGTAACGGCCTTGTTGATTTAGGGCATAATGTAACCATTTTAATGCCTCCACAAGGTGACATAGAGTATGACGTAAAAGCAAAGATTACAAGGACTCCTGGTGCTGTGATAACGGAGCAAGACTATCCAAACAGTGACTTAATTATCTCAAACTTCTACTCAACCGTTCCGTCTGCTGCGGCTGCAAGCGCTCAAGGAAAAGGCATTCACGCGCGCTTTAGCTTATGCTATGAGCCCGTGTTTCTTCCTGAACAAAGCGTTTCTTTTCAGTCTTACAATACAACACCTTATTTGCTTGTTATCTCACGCTACCAGCAAGAATTAATCTCATTACTTCATGGTATTAAAGGTGAACATATTCCTATTTATGTAAATCCTAACTTTTCAAAGCTGTCATTATCCAATAAAAGAAAACCGCTCACAATCTCTGCTATTGTGAGGATACCAGAAGGTGGATATTCTTGGCAGCGTGACCAGGATTATTTAATTGAGCAACTAAAGGTTGTCAAAAAACAGTTTCCAAGTGTACGAATCAATCTGATTTGTCCACCAAATGAGTTTGCTCAGTCTCCTATGTTACAAGACTTGCGAAATAAGGAAGGCTTTTTATTCTATTCTCCAAAAGATGACTATGAACTGTGCGCTTATTACAACCGAGCAGATATTTTTGTGACTTCTTCCATTTATGAAACAGCTGTTTTACCGGGGCTTGAAGCCATGAAGTGCGGTGCAGCAATCGTAGGTGTCTATGCCGGTGGAAATACCGAATACGGACGTCATGAAGAAACCTGCTTAATGTCTTACCGGTATGAAAATCGACTCGGTGAGGATATCATCCGCTTAATTCAAGATCCTGCACTCCTTGCAAAGTTGAAAAATAACGGTGAACAAGAAGCTGAAAGATGGCAGCTTTCAAACAGCGTCGCAGCATTTGAAAAAGCATGCTATTCCTTTTTACAAGATGCACACAAATAAACAGGCACATTTCACTGTGCCTGTTTATTTGTGTTGATGTTCATATAAGGAAGCTGTGCATTCCTATACGATTAAGATTCACATAATTATCCCTTTGTCCCTCCGGCTGTTAAGCCTGAGATAAAGTACTTTTGACAAACTAGGAATAAAAGAGCAATCGGAACGGCAATGAGTACAGACCCTGC from Bacillus sp. 1780r2a1 encodes the following:
- a CDS encoding glycosyltransferase produces the protein MCKVSVIVPFYNCAYIDQALDSLLKQTYSNVEIIVVNDGATEHSDRISPYLHRIIYIEKENGGTASALNVGLRRASGEYICWLSSDDVYPANKIEDQLTFMLKENASFSYTDYHLINKKGAITSRSIGVFYESRLRMLKEMSKGNFINGCTVMIKKEVFDRVGTFNETLLYTHDYDMWLRIIKQVPIHYIDNPLLYYRVHEKMGTMRYGRTIRKEVKRVISSHKSTMQQAIAKEQ
- a CDS encoding glycosyltransferase, which produces MLHSSYASFSGNEQLQASPPTSDAISNTFTIEFWVRPTKEQTLRKESRSGVSPLENQPFVIAPADDQALTVAEAFIAISVGTNGISVYEIGKDHFTPTLVYPCSIEGWTHVALVYHHRTPSLYVNGVLAKTGILSRRRKIIPHFCFGGHPSYGYFQGDLQEVRLWNIVRTEPLIQAFYQTIIDHIEGHMIQYWPLCEETTVQSCVETGAHVIENPVKLHKKKLLFTFYIPSGGVETLNRQRFYALSESSIQCDFLYTQPGTGLQNKVNASVFVTNEDVKIKEIISKENYDAIIVNTDYLLLKRLRQLGYKGHLIYEVQGLGTDKEYTNAYLKGHAHSYIKNYSDAILYPNTPHLIDAFQQYLSSKQQFCFHNCFDTRQFHYQPLPKQPTPIIGWVGRLEDNKNWRDFLRIGSHIIKHSADVKLWMFEDNTLSTSAEREAFECLVDQLNLRSHLTIYANQPHAKMAEYFSIIGDSGGFLCSTSKVEGFGYAVLEAMVCKCPVLSTDSDGVKSFIIHNQTGKFFTLGNIEEAVKEGIELLTNKSLRETIRHQGVTHIIQHFSPQEYAANFKQMLSQI
- a CDS encoding glycosyltransferase, translated to MEKVSIIIPFYNCSYVQQAIESALQQTYSNIEVIVVNDGSTIHTEKVTPYLDRIRYIEKKNGGTASALNVGIQHATGDYFAWLSSDDLFVHDKVEKQLRFMKAHNAYISHSNYALINNNSEVTVPLAGVYFDRKLDFIEHLQIGCSVNGCTIMMKMDVFSTLGLFNETLRFTQDYDYWLRCVPAYEFYYLNEPLVHYRVHEEMGTKKHTKEIEREIKAVQESHRSVLNNMVQLEKGSSPGLINSLASQSFSQPANKPLNITFPILTLCKGGAQRMLADISNGLVDLGHNVTILMPPQGDIEYDVKAKITRTPGAVITEQDYPNSDLIISNFYSTVPSAAAASAQGKGIHARFSLCYEPVFLPEQSVSFQSYNTTPYLLVISRYQQELISLLHGIKGEHIPIYVNPNFSKLSLSNKRKPLTISAIVRIPEGGYSWQRDQDYLIEQLKVVKKQFPSVRINLICPPNEFAQSPMLQDLRNKEGFLFYSPKDDYELCAYYNRADIFVTSSIYETAVLPGLEAMKCGAAIVGVYAGGNTEYGRHEETCLMSYRYENRLGEDIIRLIQDPALLAKLKNNGEQEAERWQLSNSVAAFEKACYSFLQDAHK